GAGAAAGCAGGCATGAATTTTTCGAACGAGAAAAGTCCCAAGAACTACACAGGCATAACCGTCGTTGTCCTGCTGCACGTTCTCGCGGCTTACGGGATCGCGACGGGCTTGGGCAAGCGGTTGGTCACCAAAATGATGGAACCGGTTGAAACCAAGATTATCGAGGAAGTCAAACCGCCTCCACCGAAGGATCTTCCACCGCCACCACCGCCGCCAGAAATGAAAGCGCCACCGCCGCCATTCATTCCGCCAGTCGAGGTGAACGTGCAGCAGCCGCCACCACAGCAGAACGTGATTGCAAATACGACTGCCGTGAAGCCAGCCACGAATGTACTGACGCCGCCATCGCCGCCTGCACAGCCTGCGCCAACTCCTGGACCAGCCAAATCGGTGCGTACACCGGCCGTGGTTGACTTCAGTGTCTGCGAAAAACCGGCTTATCCAAAGTCGTCGCAGCGCAACGAGGAAACCGGTGTGGTGACACTGTCGTTCCTGATCGGTGTAGACGGCAAGGTCGCTGATTCGAAGATCGTGAAGTCCAGCGGCTTCAGAGACCTGGACAAAGCTGCGGTGCAAGGTATCAGCCGCTGTACATTTAAGCCGGCAACAGTTGACGGCAAGCCGGAACAAGGCTGGCAGCAAATGCAATACGTTTGGTCGCTGGATTAACACCCGAGACAGTTACCCCCTGTCTCACACCATGATTTCGTTGTCATTACGTTCAGCGATCTGTTATTTTTAATTTTGGAGGAAGCATGTTTAAGAATACCCGTTTGTCCGCATTTTTTGCCGCGGTTCTGTTGTCCGTCACCGCTACTACCGCTCTGGTAGCAGCTCCGGCATTCGCTGACGCGCCAGCATCGGCTGCCGCTTCGGCTCCTGCGGCAGACGCTGCACCAGCACCAGCACCAGTTGCTGCAGATGCAGCCGCTCCAGCAGCAGACGCAGCAGCTCCAGCCAAAACCGAAGAAGTGCATAACCCGTTCGGCCTGTCCGCAGTCTGGGACGGCGGCTTCGTGCCACGCGCTACCCTGATCATCCTGTCCATCATGTCGATCGGCAGCTGGTACATCATCATCACCAAGCTGCTGGATCAAATGAAGATCTTCAAGCAAGCCAAAGAAGCCGCTGCCAAATTCTGGAAAGCTCCTTCGATCGCTGCTGGTTCGGCAACCTTGAGCGAAGGCTCGCCATTCCGCTTCATCGCTGAATCGGGCACCAAGGCAACCGCGCACCATGACGGCGCCCTGCTGGAACAAATCGATCTGTCGACCTGGGTAACGATGTCGATCCAGCGCGCTTCGGACAAAGTCCAATCGCGTCTGCAAGATGGCCTGTCGTTCCTGGCAACCGTTGGTTCGACCGCACCATTTATCGGTCTGTTCGGTACCGTCTGGGGTATTTACGGCGCGCTGACCGCTATCGGCATGACCGGTAACGCATCGATCGACAAAGTGGCAGGTCCAGTTGGTGAAGCACTGATCATGACCGCTTTCGGTCTGCTGGTCGCCGTTCCTGCCGTTCTGGGTTACAACTGGCTGGTGCGTCGTAACAAAACCGCAATGGAAGACATCCGCTCGTTCAGCGCCGACGTTCACTCGGTACTGATCTCCGGCGCCATGTCGACCAGCGAAGCTGGCCGTGCTGCCGGCGCTAAAAAGATCGGATAAGAATCATGTCGATGTCCGTCGGCTCCGACAGCGGAGATGAAGATCAAGTAATGTCAGAAATCAACACGACGCCGCTCGTCGACATCATGTTGGTTTTGCTGATCATTTTCTTGATTACGAGTCCAGTTGTCCTCAAGCTGCAGAAAATCGATCTGCCGATTGAGACCAACCAAGCCCTGCAAACCAAGCCAGAAAACGTCAACATCGTTGTTAACAAGGATGGCGAGATTTACCTGGGCCAGACCAGACTGAAAGACACGAACGAATTGTTCGATTATCTTAAAGTTGAAGCAGTGAAAGTACCGCAGCCGGAAGTACACGTTCGTGGCGACCAAGAAACACGCTACGAATCGATCGGCCGGGTTATTTACACGACCCAACGTGCCGGGATCCAGAAGGTCGGCTTCATCACCGAACCACCTGACAAGGGCTGATAGCAACTGACAGCGGCGTCCCGGCAACACGGGGGCGCCACTGCCGGAAGCTGACCGGGCGGCAGTTTCGCCCGGTGCTTCGTTGGACTTCTTAAAGGAAACACTATGAGTATGAATGTCGGTTCGGGAAGCGCAGCAGGCGCGGATCCGGAACCAATGATGGAACTGAACATGACGCCCCTCATCGACGTGATGCTGGTGCTGATTATCATGTTGATCATCACGATTCCTAAGCAAAACCACTCGGTGAACCTGAACATGCCGGTCGGCACCCCGCCGCCACCGACAACCGAACCAGTGGTCGTCACGATCGATGTCGATTTTGATGGCACTATCTTGTGGGACAATCAGGTCGTACCTGATCGTAATACGCTGGAAGCCAAGCTGAGCAACGTTGCTGCGCAAGCAGACCAGCCAGAAGTGCATCTGCGTCCTAACAAGCTGGTGGAATACAAAGTCGTCGCCGGTGTGATGGCGTCGGCGCAGCGTCTGGGCGTGACCAAAATCGGTCTGGTCGGCAACGAGCAATTCCAGTAAGCTGCAGCAATCAGGTTATCTTTACATCCGAATAGGCAGGACTTCCTGCCTATTCGCTTTTTACTGAAAGACTTTCTTATGTCCAAGTTTCGTCTCGCTCATCTCGGCCTCGTCATGGCCGCTATCGGTTTTACCGCAGCAACTCCCGTAATCGGCCTGGGCTCGCTGGCATACGCCGCGGACACCGTGCGTGCCGAAGTGGGCAAGCCACTGCAAGAAGCGCAAAAACTCGCTAGCAGCGGCAAAAACAAGGAAGCGCTGGCCAAGCTGCGCGAAGCTGACAGCGTCGGCGGCAAGACCGCCTTTGAAAGCTACCAGATCGAACGCGTGCGCGCCTCGGCCGCTGCTGCTGCCGGCGATAACGGCACCGCCATCAAGGCTTTCGAAGCCGTCATCAATTCCGGCCGCCTGAGCGCCGCCGAAGCCCCCAAATTCACGCAAGCGCTGGCAGGCATGTACTACCGCGCCAAGGATTGGCCAAACACCATCACCTGGATCAAACGCTCGCTGAAAGACCGCGAAGATCCACAGATGCGCGAACTGCTGATCCAGACCTACTACGTCAGCGGCAACTTCGCCGAAGCGGCCAAGGAACTGCAAGCGCGCGGCGGCAACTCGGAAGCGAGCCTGCAAATGCTGGCCAACATCCAGTTGAAGCAAAACGACAAGGGCGGCTATGTGGCCACCCTGGAAAAACTGGCATCGAGTTATCCGAAGACCAGCTACTGGGCCGACCTGCTGAACCGCGTTTCGGGTAAACCTGGCTTCTCGCAGCGCCTGAGCCTGGACGTCCAGCGCCTGCGCCTGGCCAACGGCCTGTTCACCAAGCCGTCCGAATACATGGAAATCAGCCAGCTGGCCCTGCAAGCAGGCAATCCAGGCGAAGCACTGAGCATCATCGAGCAAGGCTACAAAAAAGGCGTGCTGGGCACCGGCGCCGATGCGCCGCGTCACCAGCGCCTGAAAGACCTGGCCCTGAAAACCCAGGCTGACCTGAAAGCCAGCGCGGCCAAGTCGGAAGCGGAATACGTCAAGAACAAGGACGCCGACAGCTTGAGCAAGCTGGGCTTCGCCCTGGTCTACGATGGCCAGGCAGACAAAGGCCTGGGCTTGATGAACGACGCCGTGAAACTGGGCACCGCCAAGTACGCGGAAGAAGCCAAGCTGCATCTGGGCATCGCCTACATGCACGCCGGCAAGAAATCCAATGCCACGACGGCGTTCAAGGCCGTCAAGGGCACGGATGGCGCGGCTGACCTGGCCCGTTACTGGACTTTGATGAACAAATAAGTTCACGTTGAGAGTGTAGTGTATCCATATTAAAGCGTTGCCAGCACACCCGCCGGCAACGCTTTTTATCATTTCAGCAGGGAAATTACCCCTGCTGCCGCCCTGCCGGGTGTGCTTCCCTGAAACAGTCCGTATAATCCCCCTTTTGGCACAGTTTTCATCAGATTCCTATGAAGGTATTCCGCGGACTTCCCAATGCCCAGGCACGAGCGCCTTGCGCTCTGACCATCGGCAATTTTGACGGTGTCCACATCGGCCATCAAGCCTTGCTGGCGCGCGTGCGCGGCGCGGCGACCGAACTCGGCATTGAAGCGGCCGTGATGACGTTCGAACCGCACCCGCGCGAATTCTTCGCGCAGCGCGCGGGCGACCTGTCGAAGGCACCGCAGCGCATCGCCAACCTGCGCGACAAGCTGCAATCGCTGGACGACGCCGGCATCGACCGAGTCGTCGTCGAGCACTTCAGCGCGCAATTTGCCGCCTTGACGCCGCAGGAATTCACGCAAAAAGTCCTCGTCGACGGCTTGCACGTGAAATGGCTGATGGTCGGCGACGATTTCTGCTATGGCGCCCGGCGCGCCGGCGACGTCGCCATGCTGCAGGAAGCGGGCCGCGAATACGGTTTTCATGTAGAAACATTGCCGACCGTCATGAATGGCAGCACGCGCATCTCCTCGTCGGCCGTGCGCCTGGCCCTGGCCGCCGGTGATTTCCCCCTGGCCACGCAGTTGCTGGGCCACCCGTACGCCATTTCCGGCCATGTGATCCACGGCCAGAAACTGGGCCGCACCCTGGGTTTCCCCACCCTGAACCTGCGCGTGGCACACCGCCCCGCCCTGTCCGGCGTCTTCATCGTGCAAGTGCACGGCCTGGGACCGCAAGCGCTGCCGGCCGTGGCCAGCCTGGGCGTGCGCCCTACCGTCGACGACAGCGGCCGCGTCTTGCTGGAAGTGCATCTGTTTAATTTCAATCAATCGTGTTACGGCAAGCTGGTACGCGTGGAGTTTTTGGAAAAGCTGCGCGACGAAGAAAAGTATGACGACTTGCCCACCCTGACGGCCGCCATCGAGCGCGACTCGAACCAGGCGCGCGCCTATTTTGAACAGCGCAGCGGCGCCATTACCGCTACCGACCGAATTTGACGCCGGCCAACTCCGCCGCCTGGCGGCGCCTGCCGCCGCAATCCATTCAATATCCTTAAAGAAGACTATGTCCGATCAAAACAAGCCAGCCACGCCCAAGCAGAACAAGAAGCCTGAAAGCAAATACCCGGTCAACATGACGGAAACCCCGTTCCCGATGCGCGGCGACATGGCCAAGCGCGAGCCGCAATGGGTACAGCAATGGCAAGACAAGAAAATTTACGAGCGCGTGCGCAAGGCCGCCGCCGGCCGTCCGAAATTCATCCTGCATGACGGTCCGCCGTACGCGAATGGCGACATCCACCTGGGCCACGCCGTCAACAAGATCCTCAAGGACATGGTCGTCAAATCGCGCTCGCTGGCCGGCTTCGACGCGCCATACGTACCGGGCTGGGATTGCCACGGCATGCCGATCGAGATCCAGATCGAAAAACTGCACGGCAAGAACCTGCCGACGGCCGACGTGCTGGAAAAGGCCCGCGCCTACGCCAACGTGCAGGTCGAGCGCCAGAAAAAAGACTTCATCCGCCTGGGCGTCCTGGGCGAGTGGGACAACCCGTATCTGACCATGGCGCACGGCAATGAAGCCGACGAATTGCGCGCGCTGGGCAAGCTGCTGGAAAAAGGCTATGTCTACCGTGGCCTGAAACCCGTCAACTGGTGTTTTGACTGCCAGTCGGCGCTGGCGGAAGCTGAAATCGAATACGAAAACAAACGCGACCCGGCCATCGATGTCGGCTTCAAGTTCGCCGAATTCGACAAGCTGGCCAAGGCTTTCAATTTGCCTGAACTGCCGACCGAAAACGGCTTCGTCGTTATCTGGACCACCACGCCTTGGACCATCCCGTCGAACCAGGCGCTGAACGTCCATCCTGAATTGAAATACGCGCTGGTCGAAACCACGCGCGACGGCCAGCCTTTGCTGCTGATCCTGGCGCAAGACCTGGTCGAATCCTGCCTGGCGCGCTTCAAGCTCGAAGGCACGACGATCGCCACCTGCGACGGCGCCGCGCTGGAAGGCATCAGCTTCCGCCATCCGCTGCACGCGTCGGACGCTTTCTACGACCGCCTCTCGCCGATGTACCTGGCCGACTACGTGACCGCCGAAAGCGGCACGGGCGTGGTGCACTCGGCGCCCGCGTATGGCGTGGACGACTTTATCTCGTGCAAGGCGCACGGCATGCAGGACGACGACATCATCAAGCCCGTCATGGGCGACGGCAATTACGTTTCGACCTTGCCCCTGTTCGGCGGCATGAGCATCTGGGACGCTTCCAAGCCGATCTGCGCCGCCCTGAAAGAAGCGGGCGCCCTGTTCGAAGTCAAGATGTTCGACCACAGCTACATGCACTGCTGGCGTCATAAAAAGCCCGTCATCTACCGCGCCACCTCGCAGTGGTTCGCCGGCATGGACGTGACGCCGAAGGACGGCGGCCCGACCCTGCGCGAAACCGCGTTGAAAGGCATCGCCGAGACCGAGTTCTTCCCGGACTGGGGCCAGGCGCGCCTGCACGGCATGATCGCCAACCGTCCCGACTGGACCCTGTCGCGCCAGCGCCAGTGGGGTGTGCCGATGGCTTTCATCGTGCACAAGGAAACGGGCGACCTGCATCCGCGCACGCCGGAACTGCTGGAGCAAGTGGCCAAGCTGATCGAAAAAAACGGCATCGAGGCATGGCAGTCGCTGGACTTGAAGGACCTGATCGGCGACGAAGCGGCCATCTACGCCAAGAACAAGGATACGCTGGACGTATGGTTCGATTCCGGCGCCACGCACCAGACGGTATTGGGCGGCCCGCAAGGCCATGGTTCGCACTCGACGCAGCTGCAATTCCCGGCCGACCTGTACCTGGAAGGCTCGGACCAGCATCGCGGCTGGTTCCATTCGTCGCTGCTCGTGTCGTCGATGCTGAACGGCCATCCGCCGTATAAAGCCTTGCTGACGCACGGCTTCACGGTCGATGGCGAAGGCAAGAAGATGTCGAAGTCGCTGGGCAACACGCTGGCGCCGCAAAAGATCTCGGACACCCTGGGCGCCGACATCCTGCGCCTGTGGATCGCCTCGACCGACTACACGGGCGAGCTGTCGATCTCCGACGAAATCCTGAAACGCGTGACGGAAGCGTACCGCCGCATCCGCAACACCTTGCGCTTCCTGCTGGCCAATACCTCGGACTTCAATCCGGCCACGGACGCCGTGCCGGTCGCCGAAATGTTCGAAATCGACCGCTATGCGCTGGCCAACATGGCGTCGCTGCAGCAGCAGATCGAAAACAACTACGCTCGCTACGAGTTCCACCCCGTCGTGTCGAAGCTGCAGACGTACTGCTCGGAAGACCTGGGCGGCTTCTACCTGGACATCCTGAAGGACCGTTTGTACACTTCCGGCTTGACGTCGCACGCACGCCGCTCGGCGCAGACGGCCCTGTGGCACATCACGCAAAGCCTGCTGCGCCTGATGGCCCCGGCCCTGTCGTTCACGGCCGAAGAAGCGTGGGCCGTCTTCGCCGGACCGGAAGCGTATGCCGCCAGCGATGAAACCATCTTCACGCAAACCTGGTGGCAGCTGCCGCAAGTGTCGGACGCGGCCGACCTGCTGCAGAAATACACGGCCCTGCGCGCCGTGCGCACGGACGTCACGAAGCAGCTGGAAGACTTGCGCACCTCGGGCGCCATCGGTTCCTCGCTGCAGGCGGAACTGACGATCAAGGCCGCGCCGATGAAATACAAGCTGTTGACGACCCTGGGCGACGACTTGAAATTCGTCTTCATCACCTCGCAGGCAACCGTGGCTGAAGTAGCAGACGAAGCGGCCGAGGAAGTGGTCGTGGCCGCGTCGACGGCGCCGAAGTGCGAGCGCTGCTGGCACTACCGTGCGGACGTGGGCACGGACGCCGCGCATGCTACCCTGTGCGGCCGCTGCGTCAGCAATCTGTTTGGCGCGGGCGAGAAACGCCGCTTCGCCTAAAAACGGTGCGGGACAGGTTCCCGCACCGCTTCCCACCGCCGCTGCCCGCAAGGACAGCGGCGGCTTTATCTTCCCTGGAAAAATATGGCCACTAAAAACCGTTTTTCATCGAAATCGTCATCGTCGGCGTCGCTGGTGCCCTGGCTGGGCATTGCCGCCATCGTCATCCTGTTCGACCAGATCACCAAGATCACGATCCTGAAGACCTTCCGCTATGCGCAAGAGATGGTCATCACCTCGTATTTCAACCTGGTGCTCGCGTATAACAAGGGCGCCGCCTTCAACTTCCTGTCCGACCAGGGCGGCTGGCAGCGCTACTTCCTCAGCGCCATCGCCCTCGTGGCGGCCATCTACATCATTTATCTGCTGAAAAAGCACGCCGGCCAGCGCATGTTCTGCTGGGCCCTGGCGCTGATCCTGGGCGGCGCGCTGGGCAACGCCATCGACCGCCTGATGTACGGCCACGTGGTCGACTTCCTCGACTTCCACTGGAAAAGCTGGGGCCACTTCCCCGCCTTCAACATCGCCGACAGCGCCATCTGCATCGGCGCGGCCCTGTTCATCATCGATGAACTGCGCCGGGTAAACAAATAAACACGCAGGAGAACGGCATGGAATTGTCCGGCAAAAAAATCGTCCTGGGACTTTCGGGCGGCGTCGCCTGCTACAAGGCGGCGGAACTGTGCCGCGCCCTGACCAAGTCTGGCGCCTCGGTGCAGGTGGTGATGACGGATGCGGCCAGCCACTTCATCACGGCCGTGACGATGCAGGCCCTGTCCGGCCACCCCGTGCACACCAGCCAGTGGGATGCGCGCATCGCCAACAACATGGCGCATATCGATTTGACGCGCCATGCCGATGCCATCCTGATCGCGCCGTGTTCGGCCGACTTCATGCGTAAACTCGCGCACGGCGTGTGCGACGACCTGCTGTCGACCCTGTGCCTGGCCCGCCCGGCCCACCTGCCCCTGCTGATGGCGCCGGCCATGAACGTGGAAATGTGGCAGAACCCCGCCACGCAGCGCAATGTGCAGCAGCTGCGCGACGACGGCGTCAAGTTGTTCGGCCCGGCCGCCGGCGAACAGGCCTGCGGCGAAACGGGACTGGGACGCATGCTGGAACCGGAACAATTGCTGACGGAGCTGATCGCCGCCTTCCAGCCGAAGGTATTGGCGGGCAAGCGCGTGCTGGTCACGGCCGGCCCGACTTTTGAAGCCATCGACCCCGTGCGCGGCATCACCAATCTGTCCTCGGGCAAGATGGGCTATGCGGTGGCGCGCGCGGCGCGCGAAGCGGGCGCCGAAGTGCTGCTCATTTCCGGCCCCACGGCCCTGGACGCGCCCTTCGGCGTGCGCCGCATCGACGTGCAAAGCGCGCAGCAGATGCATGATGCGGTACTGGCCCACGTCGACGGCCAGCATGTCTTCGTCGCCGTGGCTGCCGTCGCCGACTGGAGAGTCGCCAACGCCAGCGACCAGAAGATGAAAAAGCAGGCCGACGGCTCCGTGCCCGAACTGCAGTTCGTGCAAAATCCCGACATCCTCGCCACCGTGGCGGCACGCACCAACCTGGCCGGCTATCCCTACTGCGTCGGCTTTGCCGCCGAATCGGAAAACCTGGTGGAATTCGGCTCGACCAAGCGCGAAAAAAAAGGCATTCCTCTGCTGGTCGGCAATATCGGCCAGAACACGTTTGGCCAGGACGACAACACCATCATCCTGTTCGATGAAGAAGGCCATACCGTGCTGCCGCGCGCCTCGAAACTGAACCTGGCGCGCCAGCTGATTTCGGAAATCTCGAAGCGGCTGGCAAAAAACTCGCTCCTCAAGTAACCCCTTACGTTCTAAATTAATGAAAAATATCGACATCAAGATCCTCGACGCCCGCATGCAGGAACTGCTGCCGGCCTACGCCACGCCCGGCAGCGCCGGCCTGGACCTGCGCGCCTGCATCGACGCGCCCATCACCATCGAAGCGGGCCAGACGGTGCTCATTCCCACCGGCCTGGCCATTCACATCGGCGACCCGTCGTATGCGGCCATGATCCTGCCGCGCAGCGGCATGGGCCATAAAAACGGCATCGTATTGGGGAATCTGGTAGGCTTGATCGACTCCGATTACCAGGGCCAGCTGATGGTATCGACCTGGAACCGGGGCCAGAGCGCTTTCACGCTCAACCCCATGGAACGCCTGGCGCAACTGATTATCGTGCCGGTGCTGCAAGTGGGCTTTAACGTCGTCGAGGAATTCGGCGACAGCGAACGCGGTGTTGGCGGTTTCGGCAGCACCGGCAAACATTAAGGACTTTCTTATGCCAGGTTTCCGCCATCTGATCTCAGCCCCGACTTCGCTGCGCCGATTGGCTACTCCCCTCCTGTTGGCCAGTGCGGCCATCCTCGCCGGCTGCACCACGCCGGCAACGAATGTCGGCGGCCCGTTCAACGTCGTGCCGGCGCCCGATGCGCCCGCGCCGACGGCGCAGCAAAAGGCGGCGCAGGAAGAGCTGCTGAAGATGGTGGCGCTGCAGGACCGCCTGTCGAAAGTCTCGGCGCCCCTGCTGATCAACAATGCGGACCTGTGCAAGACGTATGCACGCAACCTGCTGGGCTTCACGGCGCAGAACAAGTATTCCTACCCTGGCATCTATGCCGATGCGGCGCAGGCAGCCCTCGGCTATGGCGAACAGATGCAGGTCTCGGGCGTGCTGCCTGGCAGCGGCGCCGCGCGCGCCGGCTTGCGCAAGGGCGACGGCTTGCTGGCCGCCGAAGGCAAGCCGCTGCCGGCCGGCCCCAAGGCGGAAGGCCCGTTCGCCGCCATCGTCGGCCCGCTGGCCTCGAAGAGCGCCAGCCTGAACATGACCATCGCCCGCGACGGCCAGCAGCAGGATCTGAAAATTCCCGTCACGCGCGCCTGCGCCTTCCGCGTCGCCCTGGGCAATGCGGACAATATCAATGCCTATTCGGACGGCGCACGCATCATGCTCACGCGCGGCATGCTCAATGCGGCGCAAAACGACGAAGGCATCGCCTTCGTGATCGCCCGCGAAATGGCGCACAACATCCTCGATCACGCGCGCAGCCAGCGCACGGCCGGCACGGCCGGCAGCATCATCGACAGCCTGGGCGCCGTGCAGCCCGACGTATCGATGCTGACGGGCGCCGCCGGCATCAAGGCCATGCCGCAGGAACTCGACGTACAAGCCGACACCCTGGCCATCTACCTGCTGGCGCGCGCCGGCTACAACGTCGACAACGCCGCCCGCTTCTGGCAGCGCCTGACCACGCAAGTGCCGGCGACGGTCGCCAACGGCTACACGGCCCTGCATCCGGGTACCAACTCACGCATGGCGGCCATCAACCGCGCCGTCACCGACGTGCGCGCCAAGCAGGCGGCAAAGAAGCCGCTGAAACCTTAAGTACAGAGGCACAGAGGCGCCTGATGCAGCAGGTTTGCTCAGGCGCCGGGGAAGTTCGGGAAGTAGGTGCCCATGATCCATGTGAGAGCACCGCAGAACACCACGGCCAGAAACAGGACGATGAGCAGCTTGCCGAACTTGGGAATGCCCTCTTCTTGCGTCTTGACTTCATTTGACATGAAAATTCTCCGCAGCGTGGTGGAGCAGGTAGTATATCCATAATCTTGAATACTTTTCCATACTTTGCCGCAAACATGCGGCATCTCTCCCGCACCCCATGGACAGCATCGACCTTGAAGTTCTGAAAACCAGCGCCGCCTGGCTCGCCGCCGGGCACCGCTGCGAACTCGTCACCGTCGTCAAGACCTGGGGCTCCAGCCCGCGCCCCGTTGGTGCCACGCTGGCCATCTGCGACGACGGCACGGTGGTCGGTTCCGTTTCCGGCGGCTGTATCGAGGATGACCTGATCGATGCCGTCCGCACGCACGGCATCGTGCGCACGCTGCCCGACATCGTCAGCTACGGCATCAGCGCCGACGAGGCGCACCGCTTCGGCCTGCCCTGCGGCGGCACCATCGAACTGGCCATCGAGCCGCTG
Above is a genomic segment from Janthinobacterium sp. 64 containing:
- a CDS encoding energy transducer TonB, with the translated sequence MNFSNEKSPKNYTGITVVVLLHVLAAYGIATGLGKRLVTKMMEPVETKIIEEVKPPPPKDLPPPPPPPEMKAPPPPFIPPVEVNVQQPPPQQNVIANTTAVKPATNVLTPPSPPAQPAPTPGPAKSVRTPAVVDFSVCEKPAYPKSSQRNEETGVVTLSFLIGVDGKVADSKIVKSSGFRDLDKAAVQGISRCTFKPATVDGKPEQGWQQMQYVWSLD
- a CDS encoding MotA/TolQ/ExbB proton channel family protein, with amino-acid sequence MFKNTRLSAFFAAVLLSVTATTALVAAPAFADAPASAAASAPAADAAPAPAPVAADAAAPAADAAAPAKTEEVHNPFGLSAVWDGGFVPRATLIILSIMSIGSWYIIITKLLDQMKIFKQAKEAAAKFWKAPSIAAGSATLSEGSPFRFIAESGTKATAHHDGALLEQIDLSTWVTMSIQRASDKVQSRLQDGLSFLATVGSTAPFIGLFGTVWGIYGALTAIGMTGNASIDKVAGPVGEALIMTAFGLLVAVPAVLGYNWLVRRNKTAMEDIRSFSADVHSVLISGAMSTSEAGRAAGAKKIG
- a CDS encoding ExbD/TolR family protein, whose amino-acid sequence is MSMSVGSDSGDEDQVMSEINTTPLVDIMLVLLIIFLITSPVVLKLQKIDLPIETNQALQTKPENVNIVVNKDGEIYLGQTRLKDTNELFDYLKVEAVKVPQPEVHVRGDQETRYESIGRVIYTTQRAGIQKVGFITEPPDKG
- a CDS encoding ExbD/TolR family protein; translated protein: MSMNVGSGSAAGADPEPMMELNMTPLIDVMLVLIIMLIITIPKQNHSVNLNMPVGTPPPPTTEPVVVTIDVDFDGTILWDNQVVPDRNTLEAKLSNVAAQADQPEVHLRPNKLVEYKVVAGVMASAQRLGVTKIGLVGNEQFQ
- a CDS encoding bifunctional riboflavin kinase/FAD synthetase, giving the protein MKVFRGLPNAQARAPCALTIGNFDGVHIGHQALLARVRGAATELGIEAAVMTFEPHPREFFAQRAGDLSKAPQRIANLRDKLQSLDDAGIDRVVVEHFSAQFAALTPQEFTQKVLVDGLHVKWLMVGDDFCYGARRAGDVAMLQEAGREYGFHVETLPTVMNGSTRISSSAVRLALAAGDFPLATQLLGHPYAISGHVIHGQKLGRTLGFPTLNLRVAHRPALSGVFIVQVHGLGPQALPAVASLGVRPTVDDSGRVLLEVHLFNFNQSCYGKLVRVEFLEKLRDEEKYDDLPTLTAAIERDSNQARAYFEQRSGAITATDRI
- the ileS gene encoding isoleucine--tRNA ligase; the encoded protein is MSDQNKPATPKQNKKPESKYPVNMTETPFPMRGDMAKREPQWVQQWQDKKIYERVRKAAAGRPKFILHDGPPYANGDIHLGHAVNKILKDMVVKSRSLAGFDAPYVPGWDCHGMPIEIQIEKLHGKNLPTADVLEKARAYANVQVERQKKDFIRLGVLGEWDNPYLTMAHGNEADELRALGKLLEKGYVYRGLKPVNWCFDCQSALAEAEIEYENKRDPAIDVGFKFAEFDKLAKAFNLPELPTENGFVVIWTTTPWTIPSNQALNVHPELKYALVETTRDGQPLLLILAQDLVESCLARFKLEGTTIATCDGAALEGISFRHPLHASDAFYDRLSPMYLADYVTAESGTGVVHSAPAYGVDDFISCKAHGMQDDDIIKPVMGDGNYVSTLPLFGGMSIWDASKPICAALKEAGALFEVKMFDHSYMHCWRHKKPVIYRATSQWFAGMDVTPKDGGPTLRETALKGIAETEFFPDWGQARLHGMIANRPDWTLSRQRQWGVPMAFIVHKETGDLHPRTPELLEQVAKLIEKNGIEAWQSLDLKDLIGDEAAIYAKNKDTLDVWFDSGATHQTVLGGPQGHGSHSTQLQFPADLYLEGSDQHRGWFHSSLLVSSMLNGHPPYKALLTHGFTVDGEGKKMSKSLGNTLAPQKISDTLGADILRLWIASTDYTGELSISDEILKRVTEAYRRIRNTLRFLLANTSDFNPATDAVPVAEMFEIDRYALANMASLQQQIENNYARYEFHPVVSKLQTYCSEDLGGFYLDILKDRLYTSGLTSHARRSAQTALWHITQSLLRLMAPALSFTAEEAWAVFAGPEAYAASDETIFTQTWWQLPQVSDAADLLQKYTALRAVRTDVTKQLEDLRTSGAIGSSLQAELTIKAAPMKYKLLTTLGDDLKFVFITSQATVAEVADEAAEEVVVAASTAPKCERCWHYRADVGTDAAHATLCGRCVSNLFGAGEKRRFA
- the lspA gene encoding signal peptidase II, yielding MATKNRFSSKSSSSASLVPWLGIAAIVILFDQITKITILKTFRYAQEMVITSYFNLVLAYNKGAAFNFLSDQGGWQRYFLSAIALVAAIYIIYLLKKHAGQRMFCWALALILGGALGNAIDRLMYGHVVDFLDFHWKSWGHFPAFNIADSAICIGAALFIIDELRRVNK
- the coaBC gene encoding bifunctional phosphopantothenoylcysteine decarboxylase/phosphopantothenate--cysteine ligase CoaBC, with amino-acid sequence MELSGKKIVLGLSGGVACYKAAELCRALTKSGASVQVVMTDAASHFITAVTMQALSGHPVHTSQWDARIANNMAHIDLTRHADAILIAPCSADFMRKLAHGVCDDLLSTLCLARPAHLPLLMAPAMNVEMWQNPATQRNVQQLRDDGVKLFGPAAGEQACGETGLGRMLEPEQLLTELIAAFQPKVLAGKRVLVTAGPTFEAIDPVRGITNLSSGKMGYAVARAAREAGAEVLLISGPTALDAPFGVRRIDVQSAQQMHDAVLAHVDGQHVFVAVAAVADWRVANASDQKMKKQADGSVPELQFVQNPDILATVAARTNLAGYPYCVGFAAESENLVEFGSTKREKKGIPLLVGNIGQNTFGQDDNTIILFDEEGHTVLPRASKLNLARQLISEISKRLAKNSLLK
- the dut gene encoding dUTP diphosphatase, whose amino-acid sequence is MKNIDIKILDARMQELLPAYATPGSAGLDLRACIDAPITIEAGQTVLIPTGLAIHIGDPSYAAMILPRSGMGHKNGIVLGNLVGLIDSDYQGQLMVSTWNRGQSAFTLNPMERLAQLIIVPVLQVGFNVVEEFGDSERGVGGFGSTGKH
- a CDS encoding M48 family metallopeptidase, encoding MPGFRHLISAPTSLRRLATPLLLASAAILAGCTTPATNVGGPFNVVPAPDAPAPTAQQKAAQEELLKMVALQDRLSKVSAPLLINNADLCKTYARNLLGFTAQNKYSYPGIYADAAQAALGYGEQMQVSGVLPGSGAARAGLRKGDGLLAAEGKPLPAGPKAEGPFAAIVGPLASKSASLNMTIARDGQQQDLKIPVTRACAFRVALGNADNINAYSDGARIMLTRGMLNAAQNDEGIAFVIAREMAHNILDHARSQRTAGTAGSIIDSLGAVQPDVSMLTGAAGIKAMPQELDVQADTLAIYLLARAGYNVDNAARFWQRLTTQVPATVANGYTALHPGTNSRMAAINRAVTDVRAKQAAKKPLKP